A genomic region of Chionomys nivalis chromosome 12, mChiNiv1.1, whole genome shotgun sequence contains the following coding sequences:
- the Polr3d gene encoding DNA-directed RNA polymerase III subunit RPC4: MSEGNAAGEPSNPGGPRPLLSGGRGLIGRRPAPPLTPGRLPSIRSRDLTLGGVKKKTFTPNIIGRKIKEEPKEEVAMKKEKRERDRDRQREGHGRGRGRPEVIQSHSIFEQGPAEMMKKKGNWDKTVDMSDMGPSHIINIKKEKRETDEETKQILRMLEKDDFIDDPGLKNDKRNMPVQLPLAHSGWLFKEESEEPDVKPFSAGPKEEDMEVDVPSVKVKEEPRDEEEDAKAKAPPKAVRKTPALPKDVSVAELLRELSLTKDEELLFLQLPDTLPGQPPTQDVKPIKTEVQGEDGQMVVIKQEKDREARLAENTCTLADLTEGQVGKLLIRKSGKVQLLLGKVTLDVTMGTTCSFLQELVSVGLGDSRTGEMTVLGHVKHKLVCSPDFESLLDHKHR, from the exons ATGTCGGAAGGAAACGCTGCTGGCGAGCCCAGCAATCCTGGAGGGCCGCGACCCCTTCTCTCGGGGGGTCGGGGGCTGATCGGCCGGCGACCCGCACCCCCGCTTACGCCTGGCCGCCTTCCCTCCATCCGCTCCCGGGACCTCACCCTTGGCGGAGTCAAGAAG AAAACCTTCACCCCCAATATCATCGGTCGGAAGATCAAAGAAGA GCCAAAGGAAGAAGTAGCCATGAAGAAGGAAAAGCGTGAACGGGATAGAGACCGCCAACGGGAGGGTCATGGACGGGGACGGGGCCGCCCAGAAGTGATCCAGTCCCATTCTATCTTTGAGCAGGGCCCTGCAGAGATGATGAAGAAAAAAG GGAACTGGGATAAGACAGTGGACATGTCAGACATGGGCCCTTCCCATATCATCAACatcaaaaaagagaagagagaaacagacgAAGAGACCAAACAGATCCTGCGTATGCTGGAGAAGGATGAT TTCATCGATGACCCAGGGCTAAAGAATGACAAACGGAACATGCCAGTGCAGCTGCCCCTGGCTCATTCAGGGTGGCTTTTCAAGGAGGAGAGTGAAGAGCCAGATGTTAAGCCTTTTTCAGCTGGCCCCAAGGAAGAAGACATGGAAGTGGACGTGCCTTCTGTAAAAG TGAAAGAGGAGCCACGGGATGAGGAAGAGGATGCCAAGGCGAAGGCCCCTCCCAAAGCAGTCAGGAAGACCCCCGCTCTCCCAAAGGACGTGTCTGTTGCAGAGCTGCTCAGGGAATTGAGCCTCACCAAGGATGAAGAGCTGCTGTTCCTTCAGCTGCCTGATACCCTTCCTGGGCAGCCACCCACCCAGGATGTCAAGCCTATCAAGACGGAGGTGCAGGGCGAAGATGGACAGATGGTAGTCATAAAGCAGGAAAAAGACCGG GAAGCCAGGCTGGCAGAGAACACTTGTACCTTGGCTGACCTGACAGAGGGTCAAGTGGGCAAGCTGCTCATCCGAAAATCAGGGAAGGTGCAGCTCCTCCTGGGCAAGGTGACTCTGGATGTGACCATGGGAACAACCTGCTCTTTCCTGCAG GAACTGGTGTCTGTGGGCCTTGGAGACAGCAGGACAGGGGAGATGACCGTCCTGGGACATGTGAAGCACAAACTTGTATGTTCTCCCGATTTTGAATCCCTCTTGGATCACAAACACCGGTGA